ATTGGTAAGAAAAACAAGGGGTGAGAGTTACTCTTTGCATTGTTTATATGAGGACTCGTCCGGGCGTATATTTAGTTCCAAATCGTTTATTCGCTGAGGAGATCTTGAGTAGTTATATAAGACTAAGGAACCCAaaaaatatcttccggctagccattttgggtgagaacctgagttgttacaaatagtatcaaaacAATCTCGGCCCATAGCCTGTATGTACAAGGGAACATTGCAATACGAGTTCATGGAGGTAACCacaggccgatcgtggtgtgccttatattagatttgaatagatttaaatTCTTAACCTGACATGGATTTTAGGGCTTGAATGCGGGGAGTACACGACCTGCGTAgccgtgtgtttagtctcacatcggctaGTCCTACGTTGTGCCAGTTTAAGCTGCAAACTGGTTAGACAAGATATCTGAGTTGAAAATATATGGAAGATGACTGActctctccatctctctcccctctctctctaaaaCAGCCATATAAACCTCAGTGAAATATCTATGTGAAGAGTAGGTTTAAGTTATTTGTCACCAACAATTAATTCCTTCCAGGAAAACTACTTTTACCCCCTGTAAGCAATTACCAACTTGAACAGCTTGAGTTAGCATTTCCTCTCCTTTGCTGAGATCTGCGATTCTATCCAAGTTGGCTTCAAGTTATGTATAGGCCATACGTCAGGCTTTATAATTAGCTATAAGGGCCTAGCAGGGCTGCACTAGTGGAAGAGATAACCCACTGAAATCTAACAAAGTTGAACTACCATGATAATTACTTACAAGGGTGTAGAGCCTCCTTTGGTCATGCCCTCCAATCTCGACCTGTGGCGCACCCGCCACCGCCGATGGCCTCAGCCCCGTCCCATTAGTGAGTTCCTTACCATTGTACACCACTCTCATGCTAGCGGACCTCACAAAATGATCCAGGACATCACCAATGATTTGTCCTAAGATCAAAGGGTCCCTCCCTCGTATCATTGCCTATGAAGCTTAGAACAACAAGTACTGAACTTCTCAAAGAAGATGAAAGATTAGCAGTTCAAATGGACCTTGGTGGGAATAGAGGCAGAAGAGCTTGTCTCTATATATAGTAGAAGACCAATGTGCAAGGCATCCACTTTATGTTAACAGCATGTTGTTGTCGTTGTTGCAATACCTCCCAAGGCTTGGAATCTGTTTatctttttctcctctctctctctctctctctctctctctctctctctctctctctctctctctctacaggCTTATCAACGTTGGCTTGGAAATATGGGATGAGCCTCCCCACTTTCAGCCTCCTCATCATGGGCAATTGCGAGGGAGTTCTAGCTGTGAATAATATATTCACAACTAGAGAAAGGCTAGTTAATTAAGTCCTCTTATATATTCCCAAGATCTAGCTAGAGAAAGGCTTTGAAAGTGATACGTTTTTATTTGTTACTAATCTATAACAAACAAAACATGGCTTCCGGCCCGGCCGGGCCTTCCCCGAATGCCGCCATGCCCATGCCCAGCCCCACTGGCGCTTCAGCGAATCGTGGCCTCGTGACCCATCGAGAGGTCGCATTCCGGTCAGGCTGGTGAGCACTCAGCCGGACAAAGATTCTGAGCCAAGGCAAGCAGCCATTGCTATCACTAGCAATGTTCTTTTTCTCCTAGTGTACTTTTACCTCAGCACTTCAGGGCATCCGGTGCCTCACTTTCACTTTAGTTTGGGTGAGTTTTTGTGGATTGTTCCACCCCGGAGTCCCTTCTTTCTGGCTCCTCTCCGCCTGCATGGTTGTCTGTGAGCCACTTGCTCGACGATCGATGGACTTGTTTGATCAATGAGTGCTCCTCTTTCTGGTATGACTGTCGAGGAGGTCGGACACGCGTCCGACACGCATTGCAGCGTCGGCCACAGGCTGCAACTTGTGTGTGACTGCTCACGAATGCAGAGAAAAGTCTATGCTCCTTGAAGGTGATTAATGAGGTCTGATGCTCATTGGACCATTTAGCATGGCCGCTCAAACATGCATGCGAAAATGTCTGAGATGAATAGCCACAGTCATGTCGCATGGTCTGAGCGCAATATATCTCTCCATGCATCGAATATATTTCACACATTCGCAATATTTAAGATGTGGCTAGTTGTTTGTCACTCGAGCATCAAATTCACATCTTGAGAGTCTCATGAGGCCAACAATATTGCATAAAACGATCGAACAGTACTCCAAAACAAATCCCAATCTATCTGTGTCGCATCCAAGCTGAGAAGGTGATTCGAGAAGTCTGAAAAATGTGGACATATTATTGTTTACTAGATATTGTAGGAAATTTTTGGAAGCAGATAGAGAGGTTTTTGCAATATTGGTATGTTCTCTTTGTTTTGTTGGAAGTAGAAGATGAATGTAATCAGAACATATATgtgactcttgaatgaaaaaTTGTATGTGAATATCTATGATGCTCAGTCGACCATCCAACATTATATGAGCAAACATTTTGATCAATCACATTTCTCATATGTCTTTATACGTGATGCATGGTTGTGCTGCATCAGATCATAGACTTCACAGATTCTAGAGTGTCATGTGGTTGGCACTGTAAAAATATTGCAACATGTGTTCCATCAGAGCTCAGCGAAGTACTTGTAGAACGTACACCTAAAGTTCTTCTACATGTGCAAGGACCATCGTTGAGGAAGATATAATATGGGACATAGAAGTAAACAATTTTTTTGTGACAATATGCCATTTTTACCGCATGagatgtttagttccacattggttattcgtcgaggagattttgggtacttatacatgactaaaaaactcaaaaagatattttccgactagtctttttggatgaggcCCTGAGTTGTGACGGTTTTTGATACTACACATGCATATATCACGTCGTTTAACATTTAATGTGTGGTGGTTACAAGTAAATTGTGAGTTCGTAGAAGACACATCGTAAGAGTGTGATATGTCATCGTTATAAAATTATGAAAAGACTTTAGATATATTTGCATCTATCTACATTGCATCAAATCTCCAAAGGTGCTTTGAGAATATTTGTTATACAGATTGACACCTGCTAAATTAAAAATAGTACAATGTGAGAAGTAGACAAAATCTTTATGATGCTATGTCAATACTGCTATGTGGGATGTATGAGTATAATTTTCGGTGTCCACTTAATTTTGCTAGCTATAGGTGCTTTTCTTCTAATATTAAGGCTCTTTATTTTGGCGGCATAAAATTATAATGCACTTTGGCTTTGTGAACAAAATCCCCTGCCATGTTGTGCAGGAGCCTTTCTTGCCCCCAGTTAATAATCCTCATCGAAATATGCATGCATTGCTGCCTTCTAGATTTTTCAATATCTATGCATAACTTGACTGCTacttgtaaaattatttttttgcttaagactaaaaaaaaatattgatcaaATGTACATCTAAAACTTTATTTCTGAGGCCATGCAAGGGTGTCAATCAACCTTATTATAGAGTAACCTAATTATTCTAAATCTAATGCTCCACTAGAAGAGGAACAGAATAGAGGACTGATGTAGTTAATAGAAGAGGCAGTGATGCAATAGTAGGGAAGTTATTCTGCCATGCCATTGGCATGTCTATGTCTTCTTTTCTTGGACAAAACACCCTTAATGTTAAGGACAGATTTGTCATACTCTAGAATAATACTGTGAAGTATATGAGGCTTACCAATCTTTGTCCATTTCTTAAGTACAAAGAAGCATTAGttccttctttttctgactGCCACGTTGTAAAGTGAAGGTTCCCTCAAAAAGGTTACCTAGGCCATACTGGCCTCCAATACCAATCCCCCAAAGAGTGGCGTTTATGTGCTTTTAAGTCATAGtcttaaagaaaaaagagggagaggtGAGGGGCAGTTGTTTTCAACCTCCCATAAAGTAAAATCTATAAGTGTCAATATTATTGTTTAGGGTTTTCAACTGAAGATTCCTTTCAAGATACAAATATCCAATTTCATATATATGCAATGTCCAAAAAGCTTCACTGGATGATAGAGTTGTCAAAGAATAATAGTGCTGAATGCAAATGGCTCTTTGTGAGCTATACCATTAAATATATGTAGAGCAGAACAAAGCTAAAGACAGAATGTTGGAGCAAATGATCTATGAGCTTGTGTTTTTTGGCTGTTCAAAGATGGGCAAGGACCACCAAGGCCACCAAGTATCTCAAAGGATGAATGACCATAGGCCTTCATGTGGCTAGCAATGAGCCACTTAGATAAactgataaaaaaaattctatgtAAGAGAATCTATCAACCCACCTTTTCAATCTTGTAAGAATAAAGTTGCGCATAAGATTGGCATCTCCCATAGGATATGAACAAAGAGGACAAGAGTCATCGAATTCCAAGCTCGCAATACCAACCACTCATATAAAGACACTGAAATTGTAGAGCATTGGAGTTAAGTTGCTGCATGGATTCTTGCCGACAGAATGTCGTGGTTTAGATGAGGTAGCAAGTAGGATTTGATCTACAACTTTAATGTGGATTACATTTTGAGGCCAGGGATTGTCAACGGGGTGTAGGTGAATTAGACCAAGGTAGTCATTCAAGATAGGAATGAGGGAACCATAGGTATACTTGACAAGAAAATTGATAAGACTTACATTATAGGCCAGGTTACAGACTTACAGTACCCACTTTGTTTCCCAtgctgcttctttttcttctacttGGGAGTTGGGAATTGGGACAGCCAAATCTATGTTGATTTAGAGAGgattttaatgaaaaaaatagcTAGAGGATATACACTTAGGTATATGGAAATATCTATGAATGAAGAAAGATATAATAAAAAGTTAATAGAGGGTTATGATAAGGCATGATGGACTCTGCATGCTTGTAGGATTGGCAACCGATGTCGGTTGACTTAAAATGCAAGGGTTGGACTTTAAAGGGGAAAAGAGGGAAGCTTTTGTGACCTTCATAGCATACTTTATAAAAGTGACTTTGACCTCAAACTTGGTGACCCTTCATGATGCTCATCCACCAACTTATACATTTTTGATGTGCAGGTAATTAACTTATATTTTGAAGTAAGATGTGTGAATAAAAATTCTGAGCGTACATATATAGTATTAGgaaaccaaaagaaaagaaa
This window of the Phoenix dactylifera cultivar Barhee BC4 unplaced genomic scaffold, palm_55x_up_171113_PBpolish2nd_filt_p 000526F, whole genome shotgun sequence genome carries:
- the LOC103716231 gene encoding protein HEADING DATE 3A-like codes for the protein MIRGRDPLILGQIIGDVLDHFVRSASMRVVYNGKELTNGTGLRPSAVAGAPQVEIGGHDQRRLYTLVMVDPDAPSPSNPTHREYLHWLVTDIPETTDASSGLT